A section of the Vespa velutina chromosome 6, iVesVel2.1, whole genome shotgun sequence genome encodes:
- the LOC124949577 gene encoding uncharacterized protein LOC124949577 isoform X6, with protein MIVEDTVISIEREPREMTMEAILLRDQRTTSHRVLNREDQSVAMTTTMTTTMTKMKTTKEFIKEGNDRQISRLLDHPSSSSRICRSTCCARACYRNCCHCSSCGNDDVSAQRHFRRDSDVCRARASSSCDDDRGVRSRRCLLSITTTTWLRLSSLVVTLLVASVNGAPTMTVNARRLSSPPKWVNPCGLAAEDFDSDPDVEQLRDVQLLTQVVVQAKTALMHAQLFRDDYIKRTFKVDFADWHLQWKDNHYDWLPSKKDIPKQLGEQLQQQYLDSLELDRSLLDAYEYMQKYAVGLEQIVWDQEDNGLEFRDQFKDTEFKLRTV; from the exons ATGATCGTGGAGGATACAGTGATCAGCATCGAGAGAGAACCGAGAGAGATGACGATGGAAGCTATTCTTCTTCGCGATCAGAGGACTACGTCCCATAGGGTGTTGAATCGTGAGGATCAAAGTGTTGCCATGACtacgacaatgacaacgacaatgacgaaaaTGAAAACTACGAAGGAATTTATAAAAGAGGGAAACGATCGACAGATATCGCGTCTACTCGATCATCCTTCTTCGTCATCTCGAATTTGCCGCTCTACTTGTTGCGCTCGCGCCTGCTACCGGAATTGTTGTCATTGTTCCTCGTGCGGGAACGACGACGTTTCCGCGCAGAGACACTTCCGACGTGATTCCGATGTGTGCCGAGCGCGCGCCTCTTCTTCTTGCGACGACGATCGGGGGGTACGATCGAGACGATGTTTGTTATCCATCACTACGACCACGTGGCTCA GGTTAAGCAGTCTTGTAGTCACCTTGCTCGTGGCCTCGGTAAACGGAGCTCCGACAATGACTGTCAATGCCAGACGGCTGAGTTCGCCACCAAAGTGGGTAAATCCCTGTGGTCTTGCCGCCGAAGACTTCGATAGTGATCCCGACGTCGAACAATTGCGAGACGTGCAACTATTAACGCAGGTTGTGGTACAGGCGAAAACAGCACTGATGCACGCTCAACTCTTTCGGGACGATTAC ATCAAACGGACTTTTAAAGTTGACTTTGCCGATTGGCACTTGCAATGGAAGGACAATCATTACGATTGGTTGCCTAGTAAGAAGGATATACCGAAGCAATTGGGCGAACAATTGCAGCAACAATATTTGGATAGTTTGGAG CTTGATAGATCACTTCTTGATGCGTACGAGTACATGCAGAAATACGCGGTTGGTCTCGAGCAAATTGTATGGGACCAAGAGGACAATGGTCTTGAGTTTCGCGATCAGTTTAAGGATACCGAATTCAAGCTCCGAACG GTATGA
- the LOC124949577 gene encoding uncharacterized protein LOC124949577 isoform X4 codes for MIVEDTVISIEREPREMTMEAILLRDQRTTSHRVLNREDQSVAMTTTMTTTMTKMKTTKEFIKEGNDRQISRLLDHPSSSSRICRSTCCARACYRNCCHCSSCGNDDVSAQRHFRRDSDVCRARASSSCDDDRGVRSRRCLLSITTTTWLRLSSLVVTLLVASVNGAPTMTVNARRLSSPPKWVNPCGLAAEDFDSDPDVEQLRDVQLLTQVVVQAKTALMHAQLFRDDYIKRTFKVDFADWHLQWKDNHYDWLPSKKDIPKQLGEQLQQQYLDSLELDRSLLDAYEYMQKYAVGLEQIVWDQEDNGLEFRDQFKDTEFKLRTIEVRQRI; via the exons ATGATCGTGGAGGATACAGTGATCAGCATCGAGAGAGAACCGAGAGAGATGACGATGGAAGCTATTCTTCTTCGCGATCAGAGGACTACGTCCCATAGGGTGTTGAATCGTGAGGATCAAAGTGTTGCCATGACtacgacaatgacaacgacaatgacgaaaaTGAAAACTACGAAGGAATTTATAAAAGAGGGAAACGATCGACAGATATCGCGTCTACTCGATCATCCTTCTTCGTCATCTCGAATTTGCCGCTCTACTTGTTGCGCTCGCGCCTGCTACCGGAATTGTTGTCATTGTTCCTCGTGCGGGAACGACGACGTTTCCGCGCAGAGACACTTCCGACGTGATTCCGATGTGTGCCGAGCGCGCGCCTCTTCTTCTTGCGACGACGATCGGGGGGTACGATCGAGACGATGTTTGTTATCCATCACTACGACCACGTGGCTCA GGTTAAGCAGTCTTGTAGTCACCTTGCTCGTGGCCTCGGTAAACGGAGCTCCGACAATGACTGTCAATGCCAGACGGCTGAGTTCGCCACCAAAGTGGGTAAATCCCTGTGGTCTTGCCGCCGAAGACTTCGATAGTGATCCCGACGTCGAACAATTGCGAGACGTGCAACTATTAACGCAGGTTGTGGTACAGGCGAAAACAGCACTGATGCACGCTCAACTCTTTCGGGACGATTAC ATCAAACGGACTTTTAAAGTTGACTTTGCCGATTGGCACTTGCAATGGAAGGACAATCATTACGATTGGTTGCCTAGTAAGAAGGATATACCGAAGCAATTGGGCGAACAATTGCAGCAACAATATTTGGATAGTTTGGAG CTTGATAGATCACTTCTTGATGCGTACGAGTACATGCAGAAATACGCGGTTGGTCTCGAGCAAATTGTATGGGACCAAGAGGACAATGGTCTTGAGTTTCGCGATCAGTTTAAGGATACCGAATTCAAGCTCCGAACG atTGAAGTACGGCAACGAATCTAA
- the LOC124949577 gene encoding uncharacterized protein LOC124949577 isoform X5 gives MIVEDTVISIEREPREMTMEAILLRDQRTTSHRVLNREDQSVAMTTTMTTTMTKMKTTKEFIKEGNDRQISRLLDHPSSSSRICRSTCCARACYRNCCHCSSCGNDDVSAQRHFRRDSDVCRARASSSCDDDRGVRSRRCLLSITTTTWLRLSSLVVTLLVASVNGAPTMTVNARRLSSPPKWVNPCGLAAEDFDSDPDVEQLRDVQLLTQVVVQAKTALMHAQLFRDDYAPTEDQTHRCLDNYRRDFCLRGSSMSAERRGKLERKAVMAVLPAVRTTSIVVSTCRWQRDTLERDLGFYLMVRRSCDLTDFLSFLSSLPDIHFGQI, from the exons ATGATCGTGGAGGATACAGTGATCAGCATCGAGAGAGAACCGAGAGAGATGACGATGGAAGCTATTCTTCTTCGCGATCAGAGGACTACGTCCCATAGGGTGTTGAATCGTGAGGATCAAAGTGTTGCCATGACtacgacaatgacaacgacaatgacgaaaaTGAAAACTACGAAGGAATTTATAAAAGAGGGAAACGATCGACAGATATCGCGTCTACTCGATCATCCTTCTTCGTCATCTCGAATTTGCCGCTCTACTTGTTGCGCTCGCGCCTGCTACCGGAATTGTTGTCATTGTTCCTCGTGCGGGAACGACGACGTTTCCGCGCAGAGACACTTCCGACGTGATTCCGATGTGTGCCGAGCGCGCGCCTCTTCTTCTTGCGACGACGATCGGGGGGTACGATCGAGACGATGTTTGTTATCCATCACTACGACCACGTGGCTCA GGTTAAGCAGTCTTGTAGTCACCTTGCTCGTGGCCTCGGTAAACGGAGCTCCGACAATGACTGTCAATGCCAGACGGCTGAGTTCGCCACCAAAGTGGGTAAATCCCTGTGGTCTTGCCGCCGAAGACTTCGATAGTGATCCCGACGTCGAACAATTGCGAGACGTGCAACTATTAACGCAGGTTGTGGTACAGGCGAAAACAGCACTGATGCACGCTCAACTCTTTCGGGACGATTAC gccCCGACGGAAGATCAAACTCATCGATGCCTCGATAATTACCGGCGTGACTTCTGCTTGAGGGGATCGAGCATGAGCGCGGAGAGGAGAGGGAAGCTCGAGCGGAAGGCAGTTATGGCAGTACTTCCGGCGGTACGGACGACGTCGATCGTCGTTTCTACGTGTCGCTGGCAAAGAGACACACTCGAAAGAGATCTCGGCTTTTACTTAATGGTTCGCCGTTCTTGCGATCTTACcgattttctctcctttctttcatctctaCCCGATATACACTTTGGACAGATCTGA
- the LOC124949577 gene encoding uncharacterized protein LOC124949577 isoform X2, which produces MIVEDTVISIEREPREMTMEAILLRDQRTTSHRVLNREDQSVAMTTTMTTTMTKMKTTKEFIKEGNDRQISRLLDHPSSSSRICRSTCCARACYRNCCHCSSCGNDDVSAQRHFRRDSDVCRARASSSCDDDRGVRSRRCLLSITTTTWLRLSSLVVTLLVASVNGAPTMTVNARRLSSPPKWVNPCGLAAEDFDSDPDVEQLRDVQLLTQVVVQAKTALMHAQLFRDDYIKRTFKVDFADWHLQWKDNHYDWLPSKKDIPKQLGEQLQQQYLDSLELDRSLLDAYEYMQKYAVGLEQIVWDQEDNGLEFRDQFKDTEFKLRTVLCELQVALMERAVTLRPDVTRNAMSTEYRSMSSSATYRDLRDWLIFRDYMNGLEYVVQVFEHLRRGLES; this is translated from the exons ATGATCGTGGAGGATACAGTGATCAGCATCGAGAGAGAACCGAGAGAGATGACGATGGAAGCTATTCTTCTTCGCGATCAGAGGACTACGTCCCATAGGGTGTTGAATCGTGAGGATCAAAGTGTTGCCATGACtacgacaatgacaacgacaatgacgaaaaTGAAAACTACGAAGGAATTTATAAAAGAGGGAAACGATCGACAGATATCGCGTCTACTCGATCATCCTTCTTCGTCATCTCGAATTTGCCGCTCTACTTGTTGCGCTCGCGCCTGCTACCGGAATTGTTGTCATTGTTCCTCGTGCGGGAACGACGACGTTTCCGCGCAGAGACACTTCCGACGTGATTCCGATGTGTGCCGAGCGCGCGCCTCTTCTTCTTGCGACGACGATCGGGGGGTACGATCGAGACGATGTTTGTTATCCATCACTACGACCACGTGGCTCA GGTTAAGCAGTCTTGTAGTCACCTTGCTCGTGGCCTCGGTAAACGGAGCTCCGACAATGACTGTCAATGCCAGACGGCTGAGTTCGCCACCAAAGTGGGTAAATCCCTGTGGTCTTGCCGCCGAAGACTTCGATAGTGATCCCGACGTCGAACAATTGCGAGACGTGCAACTATTAACGCAGGTTGTGGTACAGGCGAAAACAGCACTGATGCACGCTCAACTCTTTCGGGACGATTAC ATCAAACGGACTTTTAAAGTTGACTTTGCCGATTGGCACTTGCAATGGAAGGACAATCATTACGATTGGTTGCCTAGTAAGAAGGATATACCGAAGCAATTGGGCGAACAATTGCAGCAACAATATTTGGATAGTTTGGAG CTTGATAGATCACTTCTTGATGCGTACGAGTACATGCAGAAATACGCGGTTGGTCTCGAGCAAATTGTATGGGACCAAGAGGACAATGGTCTTGAGTTTCGCGATCAGTTTAAGGATACCGAATTCAAGCTCCGAACG GTCCTATGTGAGCTTCAAGTCGCGTTGATGGAACGTGCTGTGACCTTACGACCCGACGTAACGAGGAACGCAATGTCGACGGAGTATCGCTCGATGTCGTCGTCCGCGACTTATCGCGATTTACGCGATTGGCTGATCTTTCGGGACTACATGAACGGTCTCGAATACGTCGTGCAGGTGTTCGAGCATTTACGTAGGGGCTTAGAATCCTGA
- the LOC124949577 gene encoding uncharacterized protein LOC124949577 isoform X1 — MIVEDTVISIEREPREMTMEAILLRDQRTTSHRVLNREDQSVAMTTTMTTTMTKMKTTKEFIKEGNDRQISRLLDHPSSSSRICRSTCCARACYRNCCHCSSCGNDDVSAQRHFRRDSDVCRARASSSCDDDRGVRSRRCLLSITTTTWLRLSSLVVTLLVASVNGAPTMTVNARRLSSPPKWVNPCGLAAEDFDSDPDVEQLRDVQLLTQVVVQAKTALMHAQLFRDDYIKRTFKVDFADWHLQWKDNHYDWLPSKKDIPKQLGEQLQQQYLDSLELDRSLLDAYEYMQKYAVGLEQIVWDQEDNGLEFRDQFKDTEFKLRTGFFPSFFSQVLCELQVALMERAVTLRPDVTRNAMSTEYRSMSSSATYRDLRDWLIFRDYMNGLEYVVQVFEHLRRGLES, encoded by the exons ATGATCGTGGAGGATACAGTGATCAGCATCGAGAGAGAACCGAGAGAGATGACGATGGAAGCTATTCTTCTTCGCGATCAGAGGACTACGTCCCATAGGGTGTTGAATCGTGAGGATCAAAGTGTTGCCATGACtacgacaatgacaacgacaatgacgaaaaTGAAAACTACGAAGGAATTTATAAAAGAGGGAAACGATCGACAGATATCGCGTCTACTCGATCATCCTTCTTCGTCATCTCGAATTTGCCGCTCTACTTGTTGCGCTCGCGCCTGCTACCGGAATTGTTGTCATTGTTCCTCGTGCGGGAACGACGACGTTTCCGCGCAGAGACACTTCCGACGTGATTCCGATGTGTGCCGAGCGCGCGCCTCTTCTTCTTGCGACGACGATCGGGGGGTACGATCGAGACGATGTTTGTTATCCATCACTACGACCACGTGGCTCA GGTTAAGCAGTCTTGTAGTCACCTTGCTCGTGGCCTCGGTAAACGGAGCTCCGACAATGACTGTCAATGCCAGACGGCTGAGTTCGCCACCAAAGTGGGTAAATCCCTGTGGTCTTGCCGCCGAAGACTTCGATAGTGATCCCGACGTCGAACAATTGCGAGACGTGCAACTATTAACGCAGGTTGTGGTACAGGCGAAAACAGCACTGATGCACGCTCAACTCTTTCGGGACGATTAC ATCAAACGGACTTTTAAAGTTGACTTTGCCGATTGGCACTTGCAATGGAAGGACAATCATTACGATTGGTTGCCTAGTAAGAAGGATATACCGAAGCAATTGGGCGAACAATTGCAGCAACAATATTTGGATAGTTTGGAG CTTGATAGATCACTTCTTGATGCGTACGAGTACATGCAGAAATACGCGGTTGGTCTCGAGCAAATTGTATGGGACCAAGAGGACAATGGTCTTGAGTTTCGCGATCAGTTTAAGGATACCGAATTCAAGCTCCGAACG ggcttttttccttccttcttttcgcaGGTCCTATGTGAGCTTCAAGTCGCGTTGATGGAACGTGCTGTGACCTTACGACCCGACGTAACGAGGAACGCAATGTCGACGGAGTATCGCTCGATGTCGTCGTCCGCGACTTATCGCGATTTACGCGATTGGCTGATCTTTCGGGACTACATGAACGGTCTCGAATACGTCGTGCAGGTGTTCGAGCATTTACGTAGGGGCTTAGAATCCTGA
- the LOC124949577 gene encoding uncharacterized protein LOC124949577 isoform X3 — protein sequence MIVEDTVISIEREPREMTMEAILLRDQRTTSHRVLNREDQSVAMTTTMTTTMTKMKTTKEFIKEGNDRQISRLLDHPSSSSRICRSTCCARACYRNCCHCSSCGNDDVSAQRHFRRDSDVCRARASSSCDDDRGVRSRRCLLSITTTTWLRLSSLVVTLLVASVNGAPTMTVNARRLSSPPKWVNPCGLAAEDFDSDPDVEQLRDVQLLTQVVVQAKTALMHAQLFRDDYSRKKEKAPTEDQTHRCLDNYRRDFCLRGSSMSAERRGKLERKAVMAVLPAVRTTSIVVSTCRWQRDTLERDLGFYLMVRRSCDLTDFLSFLSSLPDIHFGQI from the exons ATGATCGTGGAGGATACAGTGATCAGCATCGAGAGAGAACCGAGAGAGATGACGATGGAAGCTATTCTTCTTCGCGATCAGAGGACTACGTCCCATAGGGTGTTGAATCGTGAGGATCAAAGTGTTGCCATGACtacgacaatgacaacgacaatgacgaaaaTGAAAACTACGAAGGAATTTATAAAAGAGGGAAACGATCGACAGATATCGCGTCTACTCGATCATCCTTCTTCGTCATCTCGAATTTGCCGCTCTACTTGTTGCGCTCGCGCCTGCTACCGGAATTGTTGTCATTGTTCCTCGTGCGGGAACGACGACGTTTCCGCGCAGAGACACTTCCGACGTGATTCCGATGTGTGCCGAGCGCGCGCCTCTTCTTCTTGCGACGACGATCGGGGGGTACGATCGAGACGATGTTTGTTATCCATCACTACGACCACGTGGCTCA GGTTAAGCAGTCTTGTAGTCACCTTGCTCGTGGCCTCGGTAAACGGAGCTCCGACAATGACTGTCAATGCCAGACGGCTGAGTTCGCCACCAAAGTGGGTAAATCCCTGTGGTCTTGCCGCCGAAGACTTCGATAGTGATCCCGACGTCGAACAATTGCGAGACGTGCAACTATTAACGCAGGTTGTGGTACAGGCGAAAACAGCACTGATGCACGCTCAACTCTTTCGGGACGATTAC TcccgaaaaaaagagaaggccCCGACGGAAGATCAAACTCATCGATGCCTCGATAATTACCGGCGTGACTTCTGCTTGAGGGGATCGAGCATGAGCGCGGAGAGGAGAGGGAAGCTCGAGCGGAAGGCAGTTATGGCAGTACTTCCGGCGGTACGGACGACGTCGATCGTCGTTTCTACGTGTCGCTGGCAAAGAGACACACTCGAAAGAGATCTCGGCTTTTACTTAATGGTTCGCCGTTCTTGCGATCTTACcgattttctctcctttctttcatctctaCCCGATATACACTTTGGACAGATCTGA